From the Candidatus Auribacterota bacterium genome, one window contains:
- the trpS gene encoding tryptophan--tRNA ligase, translated as MKKRVFSGIQPSGILHLGNYLGAIRNWVSLIADYDCIFCIVDMHAITVPYEPEEMQERIFDTAAGYISCGVDPEKCTIFVQSDVPEHTELMWYFNTVIPIAYLERMTQFKDKSEQFHENINMGLLDYPVLQAADILIYKAELVPVGEDQAQHLELTRDIARKFNNLYGRTFPEPTTHLGAGARILGLDGQAKMSKTMNNYIAITETPEQIWKKLSVAVTDPSRKRRADRGNPEVCNIYSLHKLFSSEKQLSAGAEGCRTAAIGCLECKKILSEALASELAPIRERYEQLMHNKATIYRTLDEGAKRCRKIAQATIREVKEKMGLLR; from the coding sequence ATGAAGAAGCGCGTGTTCAGTGGCATACAGCCAAGCGGCATTCTGCACCTCGGCAATTACTTGGGTGCGATCAGAAACTGGGTTTCACTTATTGCCGACTATGACTGCATTTTCTGTATTGTCGATATGCACGCAATCACGGTCCCCTATGAGCCAGAGGAGATGCAGGAGAGGATCTTCGACACTGCCGCAGGCTATATTTCCTGCGGTGTCGATCCGGAGAAGTGCACGATCTTCGTGCAGTCTGACGTGCCGGAACACACTGAGCTCATGTGGTATTTCAACACGGTCATCCCGATAGCATACCTAGAGCGCATGACTCAGTTCAAAGATAAATCGGAGCAATTTCACGAGAACATCAACATGGGGCTCCTCGATTACCCCGTGCTCCAGGCTGCGGATATCCTCATCTATAAGGCAGAGCTTGTTCCCGTGGGGGAGGATCAGGCGCAGCATCTGGAACTCACGCGTGATATCGCTCGGAAGTTCAACAATCTCTATGGCAGGACGTTCCCCGAACCCACAACCCACCTCGGCGCGGGGGCGAGAATCCTCGGGCTCGACGGCCAGGCAAAGATGAGCAAGACGATGAACAACTACATCGCCATCACCGAGACGCCGGAGCAGATATGGAAGAAGCTCTCGGTAGCGGTGACCGATCCCTCCCGCAAGCGCCGCGCTGACCGCGGGAATCCGGAGGTATGCAATATCTACAGCCTCCACAAACTCTTTTCAAGCGAAAAGCAGCTATCTGCCGGGGCTGAGGGATGCCGGACCGCCGCGATCGGTTGCCTTGAGTGCAAAAAGATTCTTTCCGAAGCGCTCGCGAGCGAGCTCGCGCCGATCCGGGAACGGTATGAGCAGCTCATGCATAACAAGGCCACGATTTACCGCACACTGGATGAAGGGGCGAAGAGATGCAGGAAGATCGCACAGGCAACGATACGGGAAGTGAAAGAGAAGATGGGGCTCCTGCGCTGA